The proteins below come from a single Salinilacihabitans rarus genomic window:
- the hisA gene encoding 1-(5-phosphoribosyl)-5-[(5-phosphoribosylamino)methylideneamino]imidazole-4-carboxamide isomerase, with the protein MRDENGEFEVIPAVDVADGEVVQLVRGERGTEKRYGDPVEAARRWVDAGARSLHLVDLDGAFEGERANAAAIDAVVDAVDVPVQVGGGIRTVADAVDLLDRGVDRVILGTAAVENPDIVGEISAERPDSVVVSLDARGGEVVVEGWTEGADVTPVEAAERYADLGAAAILFTNVDVEGQLAGVRTDPVRDLVAATDVPVVASGGVASLDDVRALKAAGAAAVVVGSALYEGEFTLAAAQAAAEE; encoded by the coding sequence ATGAGAGACGAAAACGGGGAGTTCGAGGTGATCCCGGCGGTCGACGTCGCCGACGGCGAGGTCGTCCAGCTCGTACGGGGCGAACGCGGCACCGAGAAGCGCTACGGCGACCCGGTCGAGGCCGCCCGGCGGTGGGTCGACGCCGGGGCGCGTTCGCTGCACCTCGTCGACCTCGACGGCGCGTTCGAGGGCGAGCGGGCGAACGCCGCGGCCATCGACGCCGTCGTCGACGCCGTCGACGTCCCGGTGCAGGTCGGCGGCGGCATCCGGACCGTCGCGGACGCCGTCGACCTGCTCGACCGCGGCGTCGACCGGGTCATCCTCGGCACCGCGGCCGTCGAGAACCCCGATATCGTCGGCGAAATCTCCGCGGAGCGACCCGACAGCGTCGTCGTCAGCCTCGACGCCAGAGGCGGCGAGGTCGTCGTCGAGGGCTGGACCGAAGGCGCGGACGTGACGCCCGTCGAGGCCGCCGAGCGCTACGCCGACCTCGGCGCGGCCGCGATCCTCTTCACGAACGTCGACGTCGAGGGGCAGCTAGCGGGCGTCCGGACGGACCCGGTCCGGGACCTCGTCGCGGCGACCGACGTCCCGGTCGTCGCCAGCGGCGGCGTGGCGAGCCTCGACGACGTCCGCGCGCTGAAGGCGGCCGGCGCCGCGGCGGTCGTCGTCGGCAGCGCGCTGTACGAGGGCGAGTTCACGCTCGCGGCGGCGCAGGCGGCGGCGGAGGAGTAG
- the hisB gene encoding imidazoleglycerol-phosphate dehydratase HisB, giving the protein MSDRTARVTRETAETSIDLALAVDGAGTADVETGIGFFDHMLTSFAKHGLFDLEVDCDGDLAVDDHHTVEDVAIVLGTAFDEALGDRSGIVRYADRRVPLDEAVAGAVVDVSGRPRFYFDGSFSQDRVGEFTSDMARHFAESLATNAGLTLHLAVEGENAHHEVEALFKALARTLDDATRLDERREGTPSTKGTL; this is encoded by the coding sequence ATGAGCGACCGAACGGCGCGGGTCACGCGCGAGACTGCCGAGACGTCGATCGACCTCGCACTCGCGGTCGACGGCGCGGGGACGGCCGACGTCGAGACGGGAATCGGCTTCTTCGATCACATGCTGACCTCGTTCGCGAAACACGGCCTGTTCGACCTCGAAGTCGACTGCGACGGCGACCTCGCGGTCGACGACCACCACACCGTCGAGGACGTGGCCATCGTCCTCGGGACGGCCTTCGACGAGGCACTGGGCGACCGGTCGGGCATCGTCCGCTACGCCGACCGCCGGGTGCCGCTGGACGAGGCCGTCGCCGGCGCCGTCGTCGACGTCAGCGGCCGGCCGCGTTTCTACTTCGACGGGTCGTTCTCACAGGACCGCGTCGGCGAGTTCACGAGCGACATGGCCCGACACTTCGCCGAGTCGCTCGCGACCAACGCCGGCCTCACGCTGCACCTCGCGGTCGAGGGCGAGAACGCCCACCACGAGGTCGAGGCGCTGTTCAAGGCGCTCGCGCGGACGCTCGACGACGCGACGCGACTCGACGAGCGCCGCGAGGGGACGCCGAGTACGAAGGGGACGCTCTAG
- a CDS encoding amino acid-binding protein: MFDEIMEKFEGSPSQQAVIRLLLERGFSVNDDGRVVSGGIEIPNTGIAREIDVDRRVVDSTTDVILDDPELRRIFQNISQVPSLMDLAPVLDLTVLAIEVDDADRKGIVAAVTGLLADHDVSIRQTISEDPEFTDEPRLYLVTDQDLPGELITELRDLEFVRKIELQ, translated from the coding sequence ATGTTCGACGAGATCATGGAGAAGTTCGAGGGGTCGCCGAGCCAGCAGGCGGTCATCCGACTGCTGCTCGAACGGGGCTTCTCGGTCAACGACGACGGGCGCGTGGTGTCGGGCGGGATCGAGATCCCGAACACGGGGATCGCCCGCGAGATCGACGTCGACCGGCGCGTCGTCGACTCGACGACCGACGTCATCCTCGACGACCCCGAACTCAGGCGCATCTTCCAGAACATCTCGCAGGTGCCGAGCCTGATGGACCTCGCGCCCGTACTCGACCTCACGGTGCTGGCGATCGAGGTCGACGACGCCGACCGCAAGGGGATCGTCGCCGCCGTGACGGGCCTGCTCGCCGACCACGACGTCTCGATCCGCCAGACGATCAGCGAGGACCCCGAGTTCACCGACGAACCGCGTCTCTACCTCGTGACCGACCAGGACCTGCCGGGCGAACTCATCACCGAACTGCGCGACCTCGAGTTCGTCCGCAAGATCGAGTTACAGTGA
- a CDS encoding IMPACT family protein, producing the protein MTDPYRTVAGNATAGFVVRGSEFVGRVRPVDSVEAAEAFVERVREEYADATHNVPAYRVRAGTDGELLREYATDDGEPTGSAGKPALNVLQGRELENVAVVVTRYYGGTNLGVGGLVRAYSRAVKEAVNAAGVVEERPHERFAIDVAYDDSGTVRGILESEDLEFDAEYEQRVSFSVRVPVDEAEALRDRIKSATSGRAAIE; encoded by the coding sequence GTGACCGATCCCTACCGCACCGTCGCCGGGAACGCAACCGCGGGCTTTGTCGTCCGGGGCTCGGAGTTCGTCGGCCGCGTCCGCCCGGTCGACTCCGTCGAGGCCGCCGAGGCGTTCGTCGAGCGCGTCCGCGAGGAGTACGCCGACGCGACCCACAACGTCCCGGCCTACCGCGTCCGCGCCGGGACCGACGGCGAGTTGCTCCGCGAGTACGCGACCGACGACGGCGAACCCACCGGCTCGGCGGGAAAGCCCGCGCTGAACGTCCTCCAGGGCCGGGAACTGGAGAACGTTGCCGTCGTCGTCACGCGTTACTACGGCGGGACGAACCTCGGCGTCGGCGGCCTCGTCCGGGCCTACTCCCGGGCGGTCAAGGAGGCCGTCAACGCGGCGGGCGTCGTCGAGGAACGCCCCCACGAACGGTTCGCGATCGACGTCGCGTACGACGACTCGGGGACCGTCCGCGGGATTCTGGAGAGCGAGGACCTCGAATTCGACGCCGAGTACGAGCAGCGGGTCTCCTTTTCGGTGCGCGTGCCGGTCGACGAGGCCGAGGCGCTGCGGGACCGGATCAAGAGCGCGACGAGCGGGCGGGCGGCCATCGAGTAG
- a CDS encoding TRAP transporter permease gives MSVDAGGSDALGEEGTEEILREVEHRRSLRGAAAVLVAFLGVTFSAFQVWIAARGFTFGATLPLVGEVRLGSLQQLQINAIHVTFALLLTFLLFPPTRGDGPLSRRLARVEPAVRRRFGDDHPLAAVAARLRAAVRWLAVDSRMERVTPLDAFLFLVALLPVSYIVTEFDEIRNIAVFGLQDGRPVQEVHPTVEPLVTAVAAVGIPVDEVSYAFLLGVVGILLVLEATRRALGLLLTSLVSLFVVYARWGHTIPRDSAVGALSITPTTWRDLVYNLWYTVEAGVFSTPVTVSVRFIYIFILFGAFLEMSGAGKWFIDLAYSLTGTRKGGPAKASTVSSGFMGMLSGSSIANTVTTGAFTIPLMKRSGYSPEFAGAVESSASSGGQILPPVMGAAAFLIVEFTGTPYAEVIIAATLPAIAFFFGMWVMVHFEAVRGGIGGLPRSELPDLGSHFRQGWFYLLPLALLLYFLVWLRLSINRAGWYTIVSVVALVALIAAYDRRTRGPLVGTIGGLSLAQVAAYATYGVGLADAIRVVLGTAAPGAPRSLEAAVYAAAPDVAALTVAASIAVLVFRPRRETPLLDLDESVDDAAERGAEAVDSPGLAANPAYRFGTFVFKSMESGARTATTVVIAVAAAGVIPGVISVTGLGPNLTSLILAVSGGSFLLLLVLTGVAAIIFGLGMPTTVMYIILVAMLGPALEEFGVAILAAHLFILYFGLMADVTPPVAVAAFAAAGVAKAEEFATAIIAFMLSLNKILVPFAFVFSPGILLFRVTDEGPRLITRADVLDPGFFLPGVVVPVFGMFLGVYALGVTIIGYQYAEVDGVGRGLFSVSSILLMVPELAVLVADPLLALVGGPGAPLTFTVTFPLRVVGLAMLVALTGANRRREAGLAARDATAASGDV, from the coding sequence GTGAGCGTCGACGCCGGCGGTTCGGACGCGCTCGGCGAGGAGGGAACCGAGGAGATCCTCCGCGAGGTCGAGCACCGTCGGTCGCTTCGCGGCGCGGCGGCGGTCCTCGTGGCGTTTCTCGGCGTCACGTTCTCCGCCTTTCAGGTCTGGATCGCCGCCCGCGGCTTCACGTTCGGCGCGACCCTGCCGCTGGTCGGCGAGGTCCGACTCGGCTCGCTCCAGCAGTTACAGATCAACGCGATCCACGTGACGTTCGCGCTGTTGCTCACGTTCCTGCTTTTCCCCCCGACCCGCGGCGACGGCCCCCTCTCCCGGCGGCTGGCCCGGGTCGAACCCGCCGTTCGTCGTCGGTTCGGCGACGACCACCCGCTCGCGGCCGTCGCGGCACGCCTCCGGGCGGCCGTCCGCTGGCTGGCCGTCGACTCGCGGATGGAGCGTGTCACGCCGCTGGACGCGTTCCTGTTTCTCGTCGCGCTCCTGCCGGTCTCGTACATCGTCACGGAGTTCGACGAGATCCGCAACATCGCCGTCTTCGGCCTTCAGGACGGCCGGCCGGTCCAGGAGGTCCACCCGACGGTCGAACCGCTCGTGACGGCCGTCGCCGCGGTCGGAATCCCGGTCGACGAGGTGTCCTACGCCTTCCTGCTCGGCGTGGTCGGCATCCTGCTCGTGCTCGAGGCGACCCGGCGCGCGCTCGGTCTGCTGTTGACGTCGCTGGTCTCGCTGTTCGTCGTCTACGCGCGCTGGGGGCACACCATCCCGCGCGACTCCGCCGTCGGCGCGCTGTCTATCACGCCGACGACGTGGCGGGACCTCGTCTACAACCTCTGGTACACGGTCGAGGCGGGGGTGTTCAGCACGCCGGTGACCGTTAGCGTCCGCTTTATCTACATCTTCATCCTCTTCGGGGCGTTCCTCGAGATGAGCGGCGCCGGCAAGTGGTTCATCGACCTCGCGTACTCGCTTACGGGTACCCGCAAGGGCGGTCCGGCGAAGGCGAGTACCGTTTCGAGCGGCTTCATGGGGATGCTGTCGGGGTCGTCGATCGCGAACACGGTGACGACGGGCGCGTTCACCATCCCGCTGATGAAGCGGTCGGGCTACTCGCCCGAGTTCGCCGGCGCCGTCGAGTCCTCGGCTTCCTCCGGCGGGCAGATCCTCCCGCCGGTGATGGGCGCGGCGGCGTTTCTCATCGTCGAGTTCACGGGCACGCCGTACGCGGAGGTGATCATCGCGGCGACGCTGCCGGCCATCGCGTTCTTCTTCGGGATGTGGGTGATGGTCCACTTCGAGGCGGTCCGCGGCGGCATCGGCGGCCTCCCGCGGTCGGAGTTGCCCGATCTGGGCAGTCACTTCCGTCAGGGCTGGTTCTACCTGCTCCCGCTCGCGTTGTTGCTGTACTTTCTCGTCTGGCTGCGCCTGTCGATCAACCGCGCGGGCTGGTACACCATCGTCTCCGTGGTCGCGCTCGTCGCGCTGATCGCGGCCTACGACCGGCGCACGCGCGGGCCGCTGGTGGGAACGATCGGCGGCCTGTCCCTCGCACAGGTCGCCGCGTACGCGACCTACGGGGTCGGACTCGCGGACGCGATCCGGGTCGTCCTCGGGACCGCCGCCCCCGGGGCCCCGCGCTCTCTCGAAGCCGCCGTCTACGCCGCCGCCCCCGACGTCGCCGCCCTCACCGTCGCCGCGAGCATCGCGGTTCTGGTGTTCCGACCGCGCCGCGAGACGCCGCTGCTCGACCTCGACGAGTCGGTCGACGACGCCGCCGAACGGGGCGCCGAGGCGGTCGACAGCCCGGGACTGGCGGCCAACCCGGCCTACCGGTTCGGGACGTTCGTGTTCAAGTCGATGGAGTCGGGCGCGCGGACGGCGACGACGGTCGTGATCGCCGTCGCGGCGGCGGGGGTCATCCCCGGCGTCATCAGCGTCACGGGTCTGGGGCCGAACCTCACCTCCCTGATTCTCGCGGTCAGCGGCGGGTCGTTCCTCCTGTTGCTGGTGCTGACCGGCGTCGCGGCGATCATCTTCGGCCTCGGGATGCCGACGACGGTGATGTACATCATCCTCGTCGCGATGCTCGGCCCCGCGCTGGAGGAGTTCGGCGTGGCGATCCTGGCGGCGCACCTCTTTATCCTCTACTTCGGGCTGATGGCGGACGTGACGCCGCCGGTGGCGGTCGCGGCGTTCGCCGCCGCCGGCGTCGCCAAGGCCGAGGAGTTCGCCACCGCCATCATCGCGTTCATGCTCTCGCTGAACAAGATCCTCGTCCCGTTCGCGTTCGTCTTCTCGCCGGGGATCCTCCTGTTCCGGGTGACCGACGAGGGGCCCCGGCTGATCACCCGCGCGGACGTCCTCGACCCCGGCTTCTTCCTCCCCGGGGTCGTCGTCCCGGTGTTCGGGATGTTCCTCGGGGTCTACGCGCTCGGCGTGACGATCATCGGCTACCAGTACGCCGAGGTCGACGGCGTCGGCCGGGGGCTGTTCTCCGTCTCGTCGATCCTGCTTATGGTGCCGGAACTGGCGGTGCTCGTCGCCGACCCGCTCCTCGCGCTCGTCGGCGGCCCCGGCGCGCCGCTCACGTTCACCGTCACCTTCCCGTTGCGCGTCGTCGGACTCGCGATGCTGGTCGCGCTCACCGGGGCCAACCGGCGCCGGGAGGCCGGCCTCGCGGCCCGGGACGCGACAGCCGCCTCCGGCGACGTCTGA
- a CDS encoding DUF1850 domain-containing protein has translation MSNPPSLRSRRRLAALLALCVVATVACGVAAVDGASGASGASESGPESENRTLVVADAESETRLFAVPVRDGDEVVLSYTHSVEKSTVEDVYVVEGTDLRMDRTVFASFGAGLPSEADATLTEDGFVVSVDRTYERVYVSTGRIAGHELVVGDRRYDLVERSNASTVTLSVEERADVTHPDDRSRAGGACP, from the coding sequence GTGTCGAACCCACCATCGCTCCGGTCGCGGCGACGGCTCGCCGCGTTGCTCGCCCTGTGTGTCGTCGCGACCGTCGCGTGCGGCGTCGCGGCCGTCGACGGGGCCAGCGGGGCCAGCGGGGCGTCCGAGTCCGGGCCGGAGTCCGAGAACCGGACGCTCGTCGTCGCCGACGCCGAGTCCGAGACGCGGCTGTTCGCGGTCCCGGTCCGCGACGGCGACGAGGTCGTCCTCTCGTACACCCACAGCGTCGAGAAGTCCACGGTCGAGGACGTCTACGTCGTCGAGGGGACCGACCTGCGCATGGACCGCACGGTGTTCGCGTCCTTCGGCGCGGGCCTGCCGTCGGAAGCCGACGCGACGCTGACCGAGGACGGCTTCGTCGTCTCCGTCGACCGCACGTACGAGCGCGTCTACGTCTCGACGGGGCGGATCGCGGGCCACGAACTGGTCGTCGGCGACCGGCGCTACGACCTCGTCGAGCGCTCGAACGCCTCGACCGTCACCCTCTCCGTCGAGGAGCGGGCGGACGTGACCCACCCCGACGACCGATCGCGGGCGGGCGGTGCGTGTCCGTGA